The following proteins are co-located in the Gloeocapsa sp. PCC 7428 genome:
- a CDS encoding ABC transporter permease, which produces MNWWQRLKKNPLARFGAVLLLVFYIAVFAADFVAPYDPYTSQINGSLLPPTQVYWRNRAGEFIGPHVYPTTQGQTDLETGDRELIVDYTNPAGLRLLTRGYTYNLFRLTLPLPPTFEEVEIFSGIPVNLHLFGTTGEARFNLLGTDEQGRDQFSRLLHGGRISLSIGLVGIAITFPLGMFIGGISGYFGGLIDSTLMRIVEVLMTIPSIYLLVALAAVLPPGLSSTQRFVLIVFITSFIGWAGLARVIRGQVLSIKEREFVQAAKSMGANPFYIIARHVLPQTATYIIISATLAVPGFIVAESVLSLIGLGIQQPDPSWGNMLSLATNASILVLQPWLIWPPALLIILTVLAFNLLGDGLRDALDPRSLRR; this is translated from the coding sequence ATGAACTGGTGGCAAAGACTTAAGAAAAATCCTCTCGCCCGCTTTGGTGCTGTATTACTTCTCGTTTTCTACATTGCCGTCTTCGCGGCGGATTTTGTCGCCCCTTACGACCCCTATACATCACAAATCAACGGTTCGCTACTACCACCCACGCAAGTTTACTGGCGTAATCGCGCAGGAGAGTTTATCGGACCTCATGTTTATCCAACAACACAAGGGCAAACTGATTTAGAAACAGGCGATCGCGAACTGATCGTAGACTATACAAATCCCGCTGGGTTACGCTTATTGACTCGCGGCTATACCTACAACTTATTTCGCTTGACTTTACCACTACCACCAACGTTTGAAGAAGTGGAAATCTTTAGCGGTATTCCAGTTAACCTACACTTATTTGGTACGACTGGCGAAGCAAGATTTAATCTTTTAGGTACTGATGAGCAAGGACGCGATCAATTTAGCCGCTTACTGCACGGAGGTAGAATTAGCCTCAGCATTGGTTTAGTCGGTATTGCAATTACCTTTCCCTTAGGAATGTTTATTGGTGGTATTTCTGGATATTTTGGCGGTTTAATTGATAGCACACTAATGCGCATCGTCGAAGTGCTGATGACAATTCCCAGTATTTATCTGTTAGTTGCCTTAGCCGCTGTTTTACCACCAGGGTTAAGCAGTACCCAAAGATTTGTTTTGATTGTGTTTATTACTTCGTTTATCGGCTGGGCGGGTTTAGCACGAGTCATTCGCGGACAAGTTCTCTCGATTAAAGAACGCGAATTTGTGCAAGCTGCAAAATCGATGGGTGCAAATCCTTTCTATATCATCGCGCGCCACGTTCTGCCGCAAACAGCAACTTACATTATTATTTCAGCAACGTTAGCTGTACCAGGTTTTATTGTTGCTGAGTCGGTATTAAGTTTAATCGGATTGGGAATTCAGCAACCCGATCCATCGTGGGGTAATATGTTATCGCTCGCGACAAACGCCTCAATTCTAGTACTCCAACCCTGGCTAATTTGGCCTCCCGCATTACTGATTATTCTTACCGTCTTAGCATTCAATTTACTCGGTGATGGCTTACGCGATGCGCTCGATCCTCGCAGTTTGCGACGGTAG
- the tsaB gene encoding tRNA (adenosine(37)-N6)-threonylcarbamoyltransferase complex dimerization subunit type 1 TsaB produces the protein MPSVRLQPHQYGLAIHTSSPELGFALSNFADESRTATWNLGRDLSNLLHQYLIEFIQPQTWKDLAFIAVAKGPGGFTGTRIGVVTARTLAQQLNIPVFAISSLAAVAWLHHTIEPTSVYAIQLPAQRGQLHTAIYQANTEGNGLTALLSDTVLTPEAWQAKLDSCNGYKLIDAQNYLGTSVSSLLELAYCDWQQGARPKWSEALPFYGQHPI, from the coding sequence ATGCCTAGTGTTCGTCTTCAGCCACATCAGTATGGTCTTGCGATTCATACGAGTAGTCCAGAATTAGGCTTTGCGCTAAGTAACTTTGCTGATGAATCGCGCACAGCAACATGGAATCTCGGACGCGATTTATCGAACTTGCTACATCAGTATTTAATTGAGTTTATTCAGCCCCAAACTTGGAAGGATTTAGCATTCATTGCTGTAGCCAAAGGACCAGGTGGTTTTACAGGAACTCGGATCGGCGTCGTCACAGCGCGGACTTTGGCACAACAATTGAATATTCCTGTATTTGCGATTTCGAGTTTAGCAGCTGTTGCTTGGTTGCACCACACAATTGAACCAACATCAGTATATGCTATTCAACTTCCTGCACAGCGCGGTCAACTACATACTGCAATCTATCAAGCTAACACTGAAGGAAACGGCTTGACTGCTTTACTATCAGATACCGTACTAACTCCGGAAGCATGGCAAGCCAAATTAGATAGCTGTAATGGATATAAGTTAATTGATGCGCAAAATTATTTGGGAACTTCGGTGAGTAGCTTATTAGAACTGGCGTACTGCGATTGGCAGCAAGGGGCGCGTCCTAAATGGTCAGAAGCATTACCTTTTTATGGTCAACATCCTATATAG
- a CDS encoding Ycf34 family protein: MCICVNCHYVDRCITYHAVETQHEQPHLTEDPNFEPIEPSINVNIRTHEDIIEMEYDVVGCVSFKREMGKWAKLRPGELVPT, from the coding sequence ATGTGTATTTGCGTGAACTGCCACTATGTCGATCGCTGCATCACATACCACGCGGTTGAAACTCAGCACGAACAGCCTCACTTAACTGAAGACCCCAACTTTGAACCGATCGAACCCTCAATTAACGTTAACATCCGTACCCACGAAGACATCATTGAGATGGAATACGATGTCGTTGGTTGCGTTAGCTTTAAACGCGAAATGGGCAAGTGGGCAAAACTACGCCCTGGCGAACTTGTACCTACCTAG
- a CDS encoding CCA tRNA nucleotidyltransferase, with translation MAMCRNLSQLSPEKWCFSLDLLPQPIYLVGGAVRDALLGRSADYLDLDFVLPENAIATARSLAHHYNAGFVILDAQRQIARVVFPQATIDFARQEGSSLETDLRRRDFTVNAIAYNPHTQEMIDPLGGCIDLQRHCLRMVSLQNLQDDPLRLLRAYRQAAQLGFTIESDTRLAIQTLAPHIQHVAAERVRVELGYLLAHSQGTLWLQKAAEDGLIEYWFPNANVNDVTAVDTAAVKLTEIWSQLNIELYQSVRDTVKTTWLGIAKLACLVTPQPETAEAELLRLTYSRAEIRGVTTLLKLLPQLQAHPLSVREQYFFFQEGGKVFGSIALLAVAKGTSIAAIAPLINRYLDPQDPVAHPQLLVTGKDLIQALKIKPSPLVGKLLTAIALAQAEGEVTTVDEAIELAAAMLDKKEIL, from the coding sequence GTGGCGATGTGCCGTAATTTGTCGCAATTATCTCCCGAAAAGTGGTGTTTTAGCTTGGATTTGCTACCACAGCCGATTTACTTGGTTGGTGGTGCGGTACGCGATGCGTTATTAGGGCGTAGTGCTGATTACTTAGACTTAGATTTTGTTTTACCAGAAAATGCGATCGCCACGGCAAGATCGCTGGCGCATCATTACAACGCCGGTTTTGTCATCCTCGACGCCCAACGTCAAATTGCGCGCGTGGTGTTTCCCCAAGCAACCATAGACTTTGCACGACAAGAAGGTTCAAGTTTAGAAACCGATTTACGACGGCGCGACTTTACTGTGAATGCGATCGCCTACAACCCCCACACGCAAGAAATGATCGATCCTCTTGGTGGTTGTATCGATTTACAACGCCATTGTTTACGGATGGTATCGCTACAAAATTTACAAGACGATCCTTTACGACTACTACGCGCTTACCGTCAAGCTGCACAGCTTGGTTTTACGATTGAGTCAGATACTCGCTTAGCGATTCAGACTTTAGCACCGCATATCCAACACGTTGCTGCTGAACGCGTGCGGGTAGAATTAGGCTATCTTCTCGCCCACTCGCAAGGAACTTTGTGGTTGCAGAAGGCTGCGGAGGATGGCTTAATTGAATATTGGTTTCCCAACGCCAATGTTAACGATGTCACCGCCGTCGATACCGCAGCGGTAAAACTTACAGAAATTTGGTCGCAACTCAACATTGAACTTTATCAAAGTGTCCGCGACACAGTCAAAACAACATGGTTAGGTATTGCCAAACTCGCGTGTCTTGTCACTCCACAGCCAGAAACTGCGGAAGCCGAATTATTGCGACTTACCTACAGTCGGGCGGAAATTCGCGGTGTCACGACACTACTCAAGTTACTACCACAGTTACAAGCACATCCGCTATCTGTACGCGAACAGTATTTTTTCTTTCAAGAAGGTGGGAAAGTCTTTGGGTCGATCGCACTTTTAGCCGTAGCGAAAGGTACCTCGATTGCGGCGATCGCACCTTTAATCAATCGCTATCTCGATCCTCAAGATCCAGTCGCGCATCCTCAATTACTTGTTACAGGTAAAGATTTAATTCAAGCACTCAAAATTAAACCCAGTCCTTTGGTGGGAAAACTGCTTACAGCGATCGCGCTAGCCCAAGCTGAAGGTGAAGTTACTACTGTTGATGAAGCAATCGAATTAGCAGCAGCCATGCTTGACAAAAAAGAAATATTGTGA
- the gorA gene encoding glutathione-disulfide reductase: protein MTFDYNFLVIGAGPGGIAAAKQAASYGVRVAVAEQEAIGGTCVNRGCIPKKFIVYAADIALQDQLAPSYGWSECQRRFDWSQFISKVHQQVEKRNQSYLQTFQKAGIELLRGHATLLDPHTIEINDRKITADKILVAVGGQPNKPDIPGSEFALTSREMFQLQQLPQKLAIVGGGYIGVEFASMMNAFGVEVTLMDTDELILDGFDNDLRSSVQEGLIQRGIQFLGKTTVKEIQKSDQRLHLTLSGDTEEAIAVDTILVATGRTPNTKNLGLENAGVELGKKGAIQVDEYNRTTQDHIFAVGDCISRVPLTPVARTEGEAVAKTAFGNKLQKVNYEYVSSAVFARPEAATVGMTEDEAREQYGDAVQCYRTAFEPLFYSMIERKEQAMMKLVVDSHTERVLGAHMVGEHAADIIQSLAVAIRKGITKEDLDATIGIHPTTGEEFLTLD, encoded by the coding sequence ATGACATTTGATTACAATTTTTTAGTGATAGGTGCAGGTCCAGGGGGAATAGCTGCGGCAAAACAAGCTGCAAGCTATGGCGTACGCGTTGCAGTTGCGGAACAAGAAGCGATCGGCGGAACGTGTGTAAATCGTGGTTGTATTCCTAAGAAATTTATTGTGTATGCGGCTGACATTGCGCTGCAAGATCAATTAGCACCCAGCTACGGTTGGAGTGAATGTCAAAGGCGCTTTGATTGGTCGCAGTTTATTAGTAAAGTACATCAGCAAGTTGAAAAACGAAATCAGTCGTATTTACAAACTTTCCAAAAAGCTGGAATCGAACTACTGCGGGGACACGCAACTTTGCTCGATCCGCATACTATAGAGATCAATGACCGCAAAATTACTGCTGACAAAATTTTAGTCGCTGTTGGCGGACAGCCAAATAAACCCGACATCCCTGGAAGCGAATTTGCACTCACTTCGCGCGAGATGTTTCAATTGCAGCAACTACCACAAAAATTAGCAATTGTTGGCGGCGGTTACATTGGTGTCGAATTTGCTAGCATGATGAATGCTTTTGGTGTTGAAGTCACATTGATGGATACTGATGAGTTGATTCTTGATGGCTTTGACAACGATCTGCGTTCCTCGGTACAAGAAGGTTTAATTCAACGCGGAATTCAGTTTTTGGGCAAAACGACGGTTAAGGAAATTCAAAAGAGCGATCAAAGATTGCATCTTACATTATCAGGAGATACCGAAGAAGCGATCGCTGTAGACACAATTTTAGTTGCTACCGGACGCACCCCAAATACGAAAAATCTTGGTTTAGAAAATGCAGGAGTAGAACTTGGTAAAAAAGGTGCAATTCAAGTTGATGAGTATAACCGCACAACTCAAGACCATATTTTTGCAGTTGGTGATTGTATCAGTCGCGTACCATTAACCCCAGTCGCACGAACTGAAGGTGAAGCTGTTGCGAAAACTGCCTTTGGTAACAAGCTACAAAAAGTCAATTATGAATACGTATCTTCCGCCGTCTTTGCCCGTCCTGAAGCTGCAACAGTAGGAATGACCGAAGACGAAGCGCGAGAACAATACGGCGATGCAGTGCAGTGCTATCGAACAGCATTTGAGCCATTATTTTATAGCATGATAGAGCGCAAAGAACAAGCAATGATGAAATTAGTCGTCGATAGTCATACTGAGCGAGTATTAGGGGCGCACATGGTAGGCGAACACGCTGCCGATATTATTCAAAGTTTAGCTGTTGCAATTCGCAAAGGTATCACTAAAGAAGATCTTGATGCCACAATTGGTATCCATCCTACCACTGGAGAAGAATTTCTCACGTTAGATTGA
- the gor gene encoding glutathione-disulfide reductase, which translates to MNYDYDLFVIGAGSGGLAASKRAASYGAKVAIAEQDLVGGTCVIRGCIPKKLMVYGSRFPQLFRNAAGYGWRVGETELDWEYFVTAIDKEVRRLSQLHIGFLEKAGVELIPHRATLVDPHTIEVGDRKVTANKILIAVGGRPVKPDLPGMEYAITSNEMFHLPAQPKHIAIIGAGYIGVEFASIMRGLGCEVTQIIRRDLILRGFDNDIRTGIQDGMSHYGVKFITNAVAEKVERVAEGLKITLSGGHQPIVADTFLAATGRTPNIDGLGIENAGVEIVPTDVEGPGYTTTPAIAVDDYSQTSQPNIFAVGDCTDKINLTPVAIAEGRAFADTEFGNHRRQMSHENVPSAVFSHPEAATVGLTEAQAKEKYGDAVQTYRARFRPLFHSLTGDDEKTIVKLVVDGNTDKVLGAHMVGEYAAEVIQGIAITIKMGATKKDFDATVGIHPSTAEEFVTLR; encoded by the coding sequence ATGAACTATGATTATGATTTATTTGTGATTGGTGCGGGTTCTGGAGGTTTAGCGGCTTCCAAACGCGCCGCGAGTTATGGCGCAAAAGTCGCGATCGCCGAACAAGATCTCGTCGGTGGAACCTGCGTGATCCGTGGGTGTATTCCCAAAAAACTGATGGTGTACGGTTCGCGCTTTCCCCAGCTATTTCGCAATGCAGCCGGTTATGGCTGGCGTGTGGGTGAAACTGAACTTGATTGGGAATATTTCGTAACGGCAATTGATAAAGAAGTCCGGCGACTGTCGCAATTACATATTGGATTTCTCGAAAAAGCAGGCGTTGAACTGATTCCGCACCGCGCCACCCTTGTCGATCCCCACACAATTGAAGTTGGCGATCGCAAAGTTACTGCAAATAAGATTTTGATTGCAGTTGGCGGGCGTCCGGTAAAACCAGACTTACCAGGAATGGAATATGCCATCACCTCGAACGAGATGTTTCACCTGCCAGCACAACCAAAACATATTGCAATCATCGGTGCGGGTTACATCGGCGTCGAATTTGCTTCAATTATGCGTGGGTTAGGCTGTGAGGTTACGCAAATTATCCGTAGAGATTTAATTTTACGCGGCTTTGACAACGACATCCGTACCGGAATTCAAGACGGAATGAGCCATTATGGTGTGAAGTTTATCACAAATGCGGTTGCAGAAAAAGTCGAGCGCGTCGCTGAAGGCTTGAAAATAACATTATCAGGAGGACATCAACCGATCGTTGCCGATACATTCTTAGCCGCAACAGGGAGAACGCCTAATATTGATGGTTTGGGTATTGAAAATGCGGGTGTTGAGATTGTGCCGACGGATGTTGAAGGACCAGGATATACGACAACTCCGGCGATCGCCGTTGATGACTACAGCCAAACTTCGCAACCGAATATTTTTGCTGTCGGTGACTGCACTGATAAAATCAACTTGACCCCAGTTGCCATTGCTGAAGGACGAGCGTTTGCTGATACAGAATTTGGCAATCATCGCCGCCAAATGAGCCACGAAAATGTTCCTTCTGCTGTATTTTCACACCCCGAAGCCGCGACAGTCGGTTTAACCGAAGCACAGGCAAAAGAAAAATACGGCGATGCTGTGCAAACTTATCGCGCAAGGTTCCGTCCGTTGTTCCACTCGCTGACGGGAGATGACGAAAAAACGATCGTGAAATTAGTCGTTGATGGCAATACAGATAAAGTTCTAGGCGCGCACATGGTAGGCGAATACGCGGCGGAAGTGATTCAAGGAATCGCGATTACGATTAAAATGGGTGCTACGAAGAAAGACTTTGATGCCACCGTTGGCATTCACCCCTCGACTGCTGAAGAATTTGTTACCCTCCGTTAA
- a CDS encoding YqiA/YcfP family alpha/beta fold hydrolase, giving the protein MPPLAFTPRLLKNLLPSVKKLQFIYLHGFASSPQSAKAVYLRDRFAAVHHALHIPDLNQDDFTQLTLTRQLQQVSALLPKDEPVTLIGSSFGGLTAAWLAEQHPQVEKLVLLAPAFAFLSHWLPQLGTEKIQQWEQQRYLMVYHYGEKRSLPLSYEFARDVPQYNDDHLLRPVPTLIIHGIHDEVIPIQVSRDFAAKRSWVQLIEVDSDHALGNVMPETWQAIQSFCQV; this is encoded by the coding sequence ATGCCACCGTTGGCATTCACCCCTCGACTGCTGAAGAATTTGTTACCCTCCGTTAAGAAGTTGCAGTTCATTTACCTCCACGGCTTTGCGTCGAGTCCTCAATCCGCCAAAGCGGTCTATCTCCGCGATCGCTTTGCAGCGGTACACCACGCATTGCACATCCCCGATCTCAACCAAGATGATTTTACGCAACTGACGCTGACACGCCAATTACAGCAAGTATCTGCACTATTACCAAAGGATGAACCTGTCACCTTGATCGGTTCGAGTTTTGGGGGTTTAACTGCTGCTTGGTTGGCAGAACAACATCCGCAGGTCGAAAAGTTAGTTTTACTCGCCCCAGCATTTGCTTTTCTCTCGCATTGGCTACCACAGCTAGGAACCGAGAAGATTCAACAATGGGAACAGCAACGGTATTTGATGGTTTATCACTACGGCGAAAAGCGATCGCTACCCTTAAGTTACGAGTTCGCCCGCGACGTACCGCAATACAATGACGATCATTTGTTACGCCCCGTTCCTACCTTGATTATTCACGGAATTCACGATGAAGTGATTCCTATCCAAGTCAGCCGCGATTTTGCCGCGAAACGTTCCTGGGTGCAATTAATCGAAGTAGACAGCGATCATGCTTTGGGTAACGTTATGCCAGAAACTTGGCAAGCTATTCAATCGTTTTGTCAAGTGTGA